In Papaver somniferum cultivar HN1 chromosome 1, ASM357369v1, whole genome shotgun sequence, a genomic segment contains:
- the LOC113308994 gene encoding mitogen-activated protein kinase homolog MMK1-like, whose translation MDGTQEAAATDTVMGEAPSGVTAGEGPQPPSASEGGGGMENIPATLSHGGKFIQYNIFGNIFEVTAKYKPPIMPIGKGAYGIVCSALNSETSEQVAIKKIANAFDNKIDAKRTLREIKLLRHMDHENVVAIRDIIPPPDRGAFNDVYIAYELMDTDLHQIIRSNQALSEEHCQYFLYQILRGLKYIHSANVLHRDLKPSNLLLNANCDLKICDFGLARITSETDFMTEYVVTRWYRAPELLLNSSEYTAAIDVWSVGCIFMELMDRKPLFPGRDHVHQLRLLLELIGTPSEADLGFVNDNAKRYIRQLPRHTRQSLTEKFPHVHPSAIDLVEKMLTFDPRVRITVEDALAHPYLATLHDISDEPMCITPFNFDFEQHALSEEQMKELIYREALAFNPEYQP comes from the exons ATGGATGGAACCCAAGAAGCGGCAGCTACTGATACGGTGATGGGAGAGGCACCGTCTGGGGTTACAGCCGGGGAAGGACCACAACCACCATCAGCATCCgaaggtggtggtggaatggaaAATATTCCAGCGACCCTAAGCCATGGTGGGAAATTTATTCAATATAACATATTTGGGAATATTTTTGAGGTTACTGCTAAATACAAACCTCCAATCATGCCCATCGGCAAAGGCGCCTACGGAATCGTTTG tTCGGCTTTGAATTCTGAGACTAGTGAACAAGTTGCAATTAAGAAGATTGCTAATGcttttgacaacaagattgatgcCAAAAGGACTCTACGTGAGATTAAGCTTCTTCGCCATATGGATCATGAAAAC GTAGTGGCAATCAGAGATATAATACCACCACCTGATCGAGGGGCctttaatgatgtttatatcgcATATGAGTTGATGGACACTGATCTTCATCAGATTATTCGTTCAAACCAAGCCTTATCCGAGGAGCATTGTCAG TATTTTTTGTATCAGATACTCCGTGGATTGAAATACATACACTCCGCGAATGTTCTGCATAGGGATCTGAAGCCTAGCAATCTTCTCCTGAATGCGAATTGTGATTTAAAGATTTGTGACTTTGGACTTGCACGCATCACTTCGGAAACTGATTTTATGACAGAGTATGTTGTAACAAGATGGTATCGAGCACCAGAACTCTTATTGAACTCATCAGAATATACTGCTGCAATTGATGTGTGGTCTGTAGGCTGCATTTTCATGGAATTGATGGACCGTAAGCCTCTTTTTCCCGGTCGAGATCATGTGCACCAGCTACGTTTACTGTTGGAG CTTATCGGCACTCCATCTGAAGCTGACTTGGGATTTGTGAATGATAATGCAAAGAGATACATCCGACAGCTTCCTCGTCACACTCGGCAGTCACTCACTGAGAAGTTTCCTCATGTTCATCCGTCTGCTATTGATCTTGTTGAAAAGATGCTAACTTTTGATCCTAGAGTTAGGATTACAG TTGAAGATGCATTGGCTCATCCATATCTAGCGACCTTGCACGACATTAGTGATGAGCCAATGTGCATAACTcctttcaattttgattttgagcAACACGCATTGTCAGAGGAACAGATGAAGGAGCTCATTTACAGGGAAGCCCTTgcttttaatcccgagtatcagCCATAG
- the LOC113355121 gene encoding uncharacterized protein LOC113355121, whose amino-acid sequence MRVMFRNIRGLKRMRAKDKLINLVKHFNPSLLWIAEPKIRTSRNYVKNLRLPGMNQMVIHNAFNGSKANIWLFWHDSISTPNVISTTTQAITVKVGEVLVTGIHAACLTVDRRQLWDELVKIQDMNMPCLIIGDFNVVLSSDEKIGGRRPLRIGMKEFRECLNSCELIQAPKTGIKYSWCNNRVGKKRILCDLDKDFFNVKWLEKFDGWQYKVGTRGTSDHDPIMGKAVEIPKPKNIPFRYQTVWTSHPDFINVIKSSWEESVTGNPAFVFMAKLKRFKEFIKKWNWEVFSDLRVKMTQAEEEVEKAAMVSDTNPENIELLNVLITARRKQEIVAQQFNELLRTKARVKWIISEEDNMFLDAIPSTAEIKEAVYGMDANNSPGPDGFPGSFAYFPGV is encoded by the exons ATGAGAGTCATGTTCCGGAATATCAGAGGCTTGAAGAGAATGAGAGCCAAAGATAAACTTATAAATTTAGTTAAACATTTTAATCCTTCATTACTTTGGATTGCTGAGCCTAAAATTAGGACTTCTCGAAATTATGTTAAGAATTTGAGGTTGCCAGGTATGAATCAGATGGTTATACATAATGCATTTAATGGTAGTAAGGCTAATATATGGTTATTCTGGCATGATTCCATTTCTACTCCAAATGTTATATCAACAACAACACAAGCAATAACTGTTAAAGTTGGAGAAGTACTTGTAACTGGAATTCATGCAGCTTGCTTAACTGTAGATAGAAGACAATTATGGGATGAATTGGtgaagattcaagatatgaaTATGCCATGTCTTATAATTGGTGACTTTAATGTAGTCTTGAGTAGTGATGAAAAAATTGGTGGTAGAAGACCTCTAAGGATTGGTATGAAAGAGTTTAGAGAGTGTTTAAATAGTTGTGAACTAATACAAGCTCCTAAAACTGGTATAAAATACTCATGGTGCAATAACAGAGTTGGGAAGAAAAGAATtttatgtgatttagataaagatTTCTTTAATGTTAAGTGGCTGGAGAAATTTGATGGATGGCAATATAAGGTGGGTACTAGAGGGACTTCAGATCATGATCCCATAATGGGGAAGGCAGTGGAGATTCCTAAACCAAAAAACATTCCCTTCAGATATCAAACTGTGTGGACTTCTCATCCTGATTTTATTAATGTAATCAAAAGTTCTTGGGAAGAAAGTGTAACTGGAAATCCTGCATTTGTGTTCATGGCCAAGTTAAAAAGATTCAAAGAATTTATTAAAAAGTGGAACTGGGAGGTATTTAGTGATTTAAGAGTAAAAATGACTCAAGCTGAAGAAGAGGTGGAAAAGGCAGCAATGGTTTCTGATACAAATCCAGAGAATATTGAATTACTTAATGTTTTAATAACAGCTAGAAGAAAACAAGAGATAGTTGCCCAACAATTTAATGAACTTCTGAGAACTAAAGCTAGAGTCAAATGG ATAATATCTGAAGAAGACAATATGTTTCTGGATGCAATTCCTTCTACTGCAGAAATCAAAGAGGCTGTATATGGAATGGATGCAAATAATTCTCCAGGCCCAGATGGATTTCCTGGAAGTTTTGCATATTTTCCTGGAGTATAG